The window CGATGAACACCATGCCGAGCGGCGGCGCGACGAGGCTCGCGGCGACCGGGCTCGACGCGACGATCAGCACCGCGACGTCCTCGAGCCCCGCCGCGTGCAGCGTGCGGCGCAGCTCCGGCAGGCTGTCCATGCGTCCGGTGTGCGGATCGAGCAGCTCGGGATCGTGGTACTCCTCGCCGGGCTGGTGCTCCTCGGAGCCGCGGTGGTGGTCGACGCACACCAGCCTGCCGCCCGCGGCGCGCACGCCGGCGCCGAGATAGACCGACGACTTGCCGCAGTAGCTGCCGATCTCGACCACGGGGCCGAGCTTCGCGTGCTCGCGCGCGAGGTCGTGCAGGCGCAGACCCTCCTCGTCGTCGAGGAAGCCCTTCGCGGCGAGCGCGATGCGGTGTGCGTGTTCGTCCATCGGGCGAGCGGTGTAACGGACGCGGGCGCGACGCACGACCTCGCCGCGGTCCGCGTCGTCGCGTTCGATCGGCGCGGAGCGCTCAGCCCTCGTCGTCCCCGCGCGTCATGAAGTGCGCGATGCCGACCACCTTCTCGACCGGGACGACGAAGGCGATGCCCTTGCCGACCGCGTTCAGGTCGGCGGCGCGCACGATCTCCTCGAGGACGGTCTC is drawn from Candidatus Binatia bacterium and contains these coding sequences:
- a CDS encoding class I SAM-dependent methyltransferase translates to MDEHAHRIALAAKGFLDDEEGLRLHDLAREHAKLGPVVEIGSYCGKSSVYLGAGVRAAGGRLVCVDHHRGSEEHQPGEEYHDPELLDPHTGRMDSLPELRRTLHAAGLEDVAVLIVASSPVAASLVAPPLGMVFIDGGHSDAAAQADYESWSGKVAPGGILAIHDLFPDPTQGGQAPITIYRRALASGLFEELPGTKTLGVLRRRTDV